aatatgtagtaggatgtgtatagaaatgttcagacaaataaaagaaactaaccaaactccactttttcagattgTTAATCAAACAAACTCttatgaagacaaaaaaaaaggcaatagtgtagcagaaactacacaaaacattcaagatgtttatagtgaagagtctctcaatgaaagaaaatgttgaagatggtttcagaagttcagatctggtgactacagcttaagtgatgcaccatgttcaggtcatcctgttgatgcacttgatgaagattgtgctgtaacagttgaagaactagcacagaagcttaatttaacAGTTCAGTCATCTGAAACAGCttagaaaggtgtcaaaacttagaaaattgGTCCCTCACAATTATACAAGCccaccttagagcaagagtggacatttgcacttctctgcattctcgtGAACATAACTCACATTTTTCTATGTTATGAAGGAAAGGGccttgttataataataataataatcagtctttaaagccatccaagccatgtgctgttgctagtggtatggcaaacaggattttaggttgcATCTCCAGAAATAGTGAGTAAATGTCTAGAGGTTATAGTTTCTTTGTACATGTCATTGGTTAGGcaacatttggagtattgtgttccaCCTTGGGCTCCTTACTTTAGAAAAGGCATCGAAtggttggaaagggttcagagaggGTTACCAAAATGTTACCTGGGATGGAGGTGTTATCATACAAGGAGAGATTAAAAAcctttaaattgttttcttttgaagcaAAAATAGAAGGGATCCAagtgaagtgtttaagattgtaaaaggtaCTGCCCGCATCAGAATTTGTCACACTTAATAGCCAAAATTATAGAATTAGGGGACACAAACAGATTTAGACAAGGTAGAAGCCATCTTGAACAATTTTATTCTTCAAATAGGGTGGTAGTTGACCTATGGAATTGGTTGCCTTTaaatgttgtggaggcagtaaatttaaaacaaattcaaaagaaagcttgatagatacataaatgataaaagctggatttaattgttttttttatttatttatttacatagagttaatatgttatgttaaattcaaacatttaatacACTTTGTTACCTGGTAAAAAGAATATTCCTGTAACAGATAAATCTAATTTCTCAATTTATTGGTTGTATAAATTAAGATGTGAAGTATAGCAATGATTTTAAATCATAAGTAAATTAAAACCCTTGTAAACTATACGATGAAGACAGAATGAAATTTTAGAAAAGTTTTTCATTTGCTGAAATTAAGTCCTTATTCATACATCTTTTGTCTTAATAAAGAAAACCTGAACAGCAACACAGCCCATTATATTCATTTCAAATCATTAAATCTCTTTATTGTAAAGAAGCACTCACCATAAGACCTTCAACAATTCCAAAGTTGTCATTTATGACCTTAGCAAGGGGTGCTAAACAATTGGTGGTGCAAGAGGCATTGCTGATGATTTCCATAGATGGATCATATTTCTCATGGTTCACACCCATAACAAACATTGGAGCATCAGCAGAAGGGGCAGAGATGATAACTTTCTTAGCTCCACCCTCAATATGTGGTTTTGCTTTATCAATTGTAGTGAAAACTCCAGTTGATTCCACAACATACTCAGCACCAACTTTGCCCCATGGAATAGCACTAGGTTTCATCCTTAACcataaaaaaagtatattatttgcTGTCAACTTGCTTTGCTAAAACTGAACTCTAGAAGTTAGACTATTAGAGATTCTACTTCCAACATTTAAGATGTTAATGCAAACAAACCTTTTGAAAATACATAGTGATAATGAGGAGCAATCTGCCTGATTTTTAATATTCCATTATTAAACATCACATCTTTCTTcctgtaattaattattacaaacatgtCTGAAATGTGGGAGCTTACCACACTGAAGATTATGGAAACTTAGTTTGTTGACAttctcagaaaagaaaaaaattaaccacATAAAGGAAGTATTTTATTTAACCCCACCTGCATTGGCAgttaaacacaaacaattaaatgtAATGTGATACTACATTTCAGGGTGTTTACAATACATAATTCTGAAACATTGTGggtaaaaaacaaaaaggattATATAAGCCTTTttgtgaaaataacaataataaatgaaaaagtttGAACTTATAAACTGCACACTACTTAAGCCTTAATTCACAAATCCAGGTATGTTACACTAAGTGGTACAAGTCCAAGATTCCCTATAATAcaagtgtttgagttcagcatGATGCCTATGCCAATcatatttgtgtaatatttattacaCTATGCCTATTGAACAATAGTTTTTGTTCTTATATCACTCATTCTAACATTAGAAAAAAATCCACTGGGTCTATTTCTGGATAACCAGACAAGTTcctaaaaatattgaaatgtggAAGTTAAACACCTGCACAAAAACACTACAGTATTATACATAACCTCAAACCAAAACTCTATACACATCTCTTATTCATAAACctatttataatgaattaattcttCCAGATTAGACATTTTGATAGTTGAATCAGTCAGTTTAATACAATGGGTTATTAATAATCAATGTTAAGGTACTCACTAGTAATGGTATGCATGCAACTGGTAAAGAAAAATTTACAGCATGTACAATAAacttaatttattctttttaatcaaTTTTATGATGTatgataaaagtgttttattacacCATTTTCACACAATTCAATGTTAAACCAATAAATGATGCTGATGTTTCTGTGAATCTTCACTTTGCAGCACTAACTAAAGTTTAATGTAGAATAAATCAATGTCACATggattaatgttttaaattaaaaagggTCAACCAGAATCCATGCTGTTGATGTATggatgagagagagagaaacattaCTTTTGTTTACAGCAGAAATCTAGTGAAATTGATTGGTAACTGGTAAAATGAAATTATGATCAGTGTTTTGCATCTTAGATAATATATTAGTTTGTAGTAGCATTAACGTAAACCTTAATTTATCATTCACACATTATGGTAATTAAGTCCAGCACTAAAAACTATTTGTAAATGCATCCTTTAATACAAAAAACAGGATGTTTTTTTCTAacacaaactttaatatttaatcatACTATACATATCATTTCATGAACAAAATAGTTCTGTTCCTGTTCAGTAGTAATTATTCTTATTGCCACTAGCATTCTTTATTGTTCATGCAACAAGGTTTTAGTCAGTTagatttaaagtttaataaaagctacttttttgttattgttgtacaaGCTAGCATAGCATAAAATCATAGctagtaaactgtattttatagtataaaagtttaaagttcttaatattataaaaacatttttaaaaatagtgaATTTCACTTACAGCAAGAAATTCAACTTTCTCTAGGTATTTGCATCATTatgtttagtattttgttttcttttttaaaatatatgtatacacacacacacaccttttagTTTTTCACGAATAATAAATCTTCAGCCAGTTACTTACTCTTGGAAAACATGGATTTTTTGTTCACCAACAATCAGCATTCCTCCCTCTGCTCGGACCTCACCCTTGTAGCGACCGTGTGTAGAGTCGTATTTGAACATGTAAACCTATCAAACAAATAGGAATTAAAGTATTCTTGATAAAAAGTAATAACTAAAGAATAGCTCAAATTAATAATATCAATTCTATATAACAAACTGAGTAAAAGGacaaaagtgtaaaatatacaaaaaaaaacactaaaagcaACAATAATTAAAGATACACTGATTTacaagttgtgtttgtttgtttttttaattccgtgcaaagctactcgaggactatctgcactaaccatccctaatttagtggtattagactaaagggaaggcaactagtcattaacacccactgccaactcttgggctactcttttaccaaagaatattgggattaaccgtaacattataacacccccacagctgaaaaggcaagcatgtttggtgcgacagggatgcaaaccaaTACAAGTTGTGAAAACACATACTACTAAGTTCAAGTTCACCAGCTTTTTGTTAAAGGTCATGGATTGTGcacttttaaacttgttttgaccAGATTTTTATCTAATACATTTTGACAGATGTACAGCTATCCTCAaagcaattaaaataatttcaaacattaaacttACCATGTAATTGACATCAATAAAAGGATCATTAACAGCTACAACTTCAACTCCTTTGTCCAAACAGGAACGGAGAACCAATCGGCCAATACGTCCAAacctacacaaaataaattacagcTATTAAATGTGTTGATAAAGAAACAATCTTACCAAAACAGGAGACAGTTATGATGTTATTTTAAGAGACTAAACATCTTATCCTGGTGGCAATTTATCAGGTGTTAAATCCTTCATTTTTTCTGTGCAATGCATAAATGAAGACAGACTACATGAAAAATGTTACATAAgaataacaagaagtaaaatgaaatttatctTTACCCATTAATTCCAACTTTTGCCATTGTGCTTTAGATGACGGACAACCAACGAGAATAATTCCTGAAAGAAACATAGcatacttgtttaaaatatataatttattaaaatactgagAAGTATACAATAATGACAAtgtaaaaagtttataaatatatgaaatttataattcCACACActccaaataattttaaactaatgacGAACTTTATGAAGTTTCACATCATTTGAGTTATGAATTTACCAGTTTCCCCTCATGCTCATTTACAAATATCCaagataaaatacacaaaaaactgaaaatttattctTACTTTATCAAAACTTTAACAAGCCATTTGTttgcaactaaaaataaaatccaaGTTAAAAAACATTGCAAAAACCAGTTCAAGAGCTATCCCACTTAAAACAGTGTCTACATttcattagaaaatatttagACATTTCTCCAAGTGACAAAGGAATTATATACCGGTTTGTCATTCTCGAAATAAACTTACATTTGCAGTGtaacaaaaaagtaaacatttttctattaaataaaaacagcaaagaTTGATTGTTAAACATGAAGCacaatttaaacaaacatacaaagaaaaatgatgaaaacaatgTTACAGATTACATGTAGGTAAATATTAATATGCTGACAGAaagattactttttatttttttacattgttcttTCAAAAAGAATTCGTCAATTTTCATTTGCATTGTgccaaaactaaaaaaatattctaaagtaacaaaaataagcAACATACGTATATAATAAAAATCAGACCAtctgttaaaaacagaatatgcatatttaacatcataaaatttaaataaaagaaagcatTTGAAATACAATTGCAAGTTCATGGtttgaagtttataaaaataaatttaacaagtcaagtcaaaatcacaaaatattttaaattcacagaaataaatttaatggTAGCACTAAATAGCTTCAGTAAAAAAGGTATTGAAATTGTGGCTGTTGAATTTATGACTGAAATACAAGCCACAAATTTCATGCTCATCTTAAAATATACTTTGATTATGTAGAATTAATATTAGGCATAAAGAAAAAACTTTGATATTAATGTACACAGCTgactaatgaacataaaaaaaagtatgcattttgcattgttagactcaaccacttatttgagtagagcttcaaaagatgaaaataaaaaagggaaaaataattttttttttagcatttaattgggaaaatgtgaacactaggaaatcagcctaaatactagctggtcaaatgtttaagaccatactcaAAGCGTTAATctgtaaacacgtaacgaaatttggtcatttgtgttcaagcattagtattgtcaacatctcccactgacatctcctgtgttacataaggtaaaaacatggcaaaggctaaaaagtatacagagtttgaacgtggcagaattgtccagatgcaaaagcaaggtctctctcaacgtgccatcactggtgagattgagcgtaatAAAACTGccgttgcaaatttcttaaaagaccctgagggatacggaacgagaatttcaagtcgtcgacccaagaaaatttcgccggcgttgagcaagaggattcgaccagttgtccggcaagacaccagctgatcgtcaaaccagattaaggcccttacggacacagaatgcagctcaacaacaataagacggcatctacgagagaaagactttaaaaaccgtagaaacgtctttaaaggcctcgcctccttctacaccacgaaacagtttggttaaactttgctgaaaagcaccataCATGAAACGAAGAAAAGTGgatgaaagttttgttctctgagcAGTAAAAATATAACCTGGATGGTCTAGAtagcttccaatgttactggtacgataaggatatcccaacGAAGACATTTTccacatgacacagtggaggaggttccatcatgatctggggtgctttctccttccatggaacaatggagcttcaggatatacaggggcatcaaacagcagctggctacattggcatgttggagagagcatccttactgactgaaggccctcacttgtgtggaaatgactggatctttcagcacgacaatgctgcaatccacaatgcctacaggacaaaggat
This genomic window from Tachypleus tridentatus isolate NWPU-2018 chromosome 10, ASM421037v1, whole genome shotgun sequence contains:
- the LOC143229719 gene encoding glyceraldehyde-3-phosphate dehydrogenase 2-like codes for the protein MAKVGINGFGRIGRLVLRSCLDKGVEVVAVNDPFIDVNYMVYMFKYDSTHGRYKGEVRAEGGMLIVGEQKIHVFQEMKPSAIPWGKVGAEYVVESTGVFTTIDKAKPHIEGGAKKVIISAPSADAPMFVMGVNHEKYDPSMEIISNASCTTNCLAPLAKVINDNFGIVEGLMTTVHAVTATQKTVDGPSSKAWRDGRGASQNIIPASTGAAKAVGKVIPDLNGKLTGMAFRVPVPDVSVVDLTCRLAKEASYDEIKAAVKAASESDHWKGILGYTEDSVVSSDFIGDSHSSIFDARAGISLNKNFVKLVSWYDNEYGYSCRVADLIKYVHSRE